The bacterium genome includes a window with the following:
- a CDS encoding KH domain-containing protein produces VTKVDGESTVVFELRVRHEDIGRVIGKNGRTINAIRTLLNAMAAKRNIRASLEVLDSDTPAV; encoded by the coding sequence AGTCACCAAGGTGGACGGAGAGAGCACCGTGGTTTTCGAACTGCGGGTCCGCCACGAGGACATCGGCCGCGTAATCGGAAAAAACGGCCGGACCATCAATGCCATCCGCACTCTCCTCAACGCCATGGCGGCCAAGCGCAACATCCGGGCTTCGCTGGAAGTGCTCGACAGCGACACTCCGGCCGTCTGA
- the trmD gene encoding tRNA (guanosine(37)-N1)-methyltransferase TrmD — translation MSVNPIRIDIVTLFPGMFSGYLDESIVKRAREKGLVRFRIVNLREYTHDRHRTADDRPYGGGSGMVLKPEPIFEAIDDLASAESRVVLLSPRGVPYRQEAARRLSRERHLILICGHYEGVDERVREALVDEELSVGDYILTNGALPALVVADSLVRLVPGVLGDEESSLEESFSRGLLEYPHYTRPRVYRGREVPPVLLSGDHEAIARWRLERAREITRANRPDLLETGGRGGENP, via the coding sequence ATGAGCGTCAATCCGATCAGGATCGATATCGTCACGCTTTTCCCGGGAATGTTTTCCGGCTATCTCGACGAGAGCATCGTCAAGCGGGCCCGGGAAAAGGGTCTGGTCCGTTTCCGGATCGTCAATCTTCGGGAGTACACCCACGACCGCCACCGCACCGCCGACGATCGCCCCTATGGAGGCGGTTCGGGAATGGTCCTGAAGCCGGAACCCATCTTCGAGGCGATCGACGACCTCGCTTCCGCGGAATCGAGGGTCGTTTTGCTTTCGCCCCGGGGGGTCCCCTACCGTCAGGAGGCAGCCCGGCGCCTGAGCCGCGAGCGGCACCTGATCCTGATCTGCGGGCATTACGAGGGCGTCGACGAGCGGGTCCGGGAGGCCTTGGTCGACGAGGAATTGTCCGTCGGCGATTATATTCTCACCAACGGGGCCCTTCCGGCGCTGGTCGTGGCCGACAGCCTGGTCCGGCTGGTGCCGGGGGTTCTGGGCGACGAGGAGTCCAGCCTGGAGGAATCGTTCTCCCGGGGACTGTTGGAATACCCTCATTATACCCGGCCTCGGGTCTACCGCGGCCGGGAGGTTCCTCCGGTTCTGCTCTCGGGCGACCACGAGGCGATCGCCCGCTGGCGGCTGGAGCGGGCCCGGGAGATTACCCGCGCCAACCGGCCCGACCTGCTGGAAACGGGCGGCCGCGGCGGGGAAAATCCGTGA